agaatttccaAGTTGGGACAGGCACTTTCCGTTTTGTTGTGTGTAAGACATGCCATCGttgaatttttttacttttccagagCTCACCGTGTCATGAAGTCTCCACTAAACTCAGCCTTCATTAGCTGAGCTAATGGGACCCTCTGACAGAGGTGGGAGATGCTCTCCTCAACCCCGTGAAAGCCCCATGATGTCCAGGACCTGGGCATCGGTCCATTTTGGGGCTTGGTGCAGCCTCCCTCAGGCTCACACCCCCAGCACACGTAGGTGAGTCCCAACCCCTGCTGTTTTTTTGTCTTGGATACCCTTGCGCTCGCTCCCTCTGGAGTCTCCTAAGCCATTTCCTTCACCCCTTCACCCTGTTGGGGCCACCTGGCCACACACTACACAGGCTTTGAGTCACTTCCTGGGCCCAGGGATGGGGGAGACCTGGCCTAGAACCTTCCATCAGGGAGGCTCGGGCTTCCCTCCAGAGAGGCCAGCAGGAGGAACTGCCTGGCAAGGAGCCCTGGGCCTGTTTTCTGGGCCCCTTGTTACACGGGTAATCAAAAGAATTGGGGTTTGGGCCTCACCCTTGGCCTTCTCCTCACAGGCCCAACCTGCTGGCTGCCTCCTCGTGACCAGTCGCTGCTCTGGGAACCTGCCTGGGCTCAGAAGACTTGCCGGGGAGCTACCTCGGGCCTCTTCTGGCCTgggcgtgtgcgtgtgcatgcgtaGGAGGGGATCTTCACTTCCTAAGGACTAGAAATCCAGGGCACTTGTCCCTGACACGTGACCCATATAAGCAGCCCAGAGTACAGCACCGAGGAACCCCCAGTGGCTTCAGCTGCAGAAGGCCCAGCGCAGTTTTGCTGCTAGGGCAGCTCCTCTACCCGCGACACGCTCTTCTGAGCTCTGGTGTCACCGAGAAAGGAAGAGACACTGGTTGGGCCTTGGGAAGAGGTGAGATTTTAATCCCAAGGTTTGTAAATAAACTCTGCGGAAGCCATAGCAGGAAGGCTAGAGATGGAGGAAAAAgacgcagggggcgggggggccatGCAGCTGCCCTGACGGGGTTTGTGTTTAAGTGGACTTCGGGATGGTGCCCTCCTCGCGTGGAGGGAGCAGGCCTGTGTTCTCAGCGGGGGACTCGCCTTTAGCTGTGCACAGCGGGCCCAGGGCACGCCCGGGGCTTCCATAGGAGGGCAGGTTCTCCTCCCGTGGAAACGTTTCGGTGGGAAGCGGGTCAGGGCGGGTTGGCCTGGGGACCAAAAGCAGACTTACgtgcttatttttaaactgttcttGGATTTGCTGTCAGACCACAAGCCTCTTTCATCCCTTAGCTCATAAAAAGCAGCATCGGGAGCAGCTGAGCCTGATGCCCTTAAGTTGGGGCCTGGGGGCTGTGCGAGGGCCCCTCATATTCCCAGTCCCCCTCGGGCGTCTCTACCCCAGGCCAGGACGCCAAGCAGGGGCACAGATGCCGGACTGTGTCCCGGGCAAGGGCAGACCCCGCCCACCCACACAGTCTGAGGCGGTTGTGCCTTATTTGGTGTTACGGACCACGGAGGGTGGGCTCGGCTGTCACACGGGGACCAAGACAAGCAGGGTCTTAGGGCCTGAGGAGGGGGCCCTGGTGCCAGCAATGCTCCCTGGGTGGCAAGAAGAGGATGGGACTGAAATGAAGGTGGCATTGTTCAGGACAGACTCCCCTACCCACACACTTGGCTGGATAGCAGAGCATCCCGCGGGCTGGAGCACGGTGTGGCCATTCCCAGACCAGAACCCTGAGGCCCTCAGGGGGTTTGCAGAGAAGCTGTCTCCGACTTAGGtccccctcaccccacacccccTCGGGATTCTTGTGGCAGATGAGAGCACCCCTCCTGCAGACAGAAGTTTCCAAAAGGCCTAGGCCACTCCCACCTCGTCCTCAGCCATTGTTGTCCGAGACTCAGGGACTGGGACGGAGGGGGACATAAGGCCATTGGGCTGTGCTTGTGCTGGGGCACCCCGAGAACCTGACCCAGAGCCACATGGGTGGGCAGTGTCCATGGGGTCAGTATTGTCCGGATTTGTCCTGCCTGGGCCCCGGGGCCAGCTGGCCTAGTCCTCCTTGGGCCTCTCCACGGTGAGAAATGTGTCCACAATTGCTGGTTGGCGCTCCTGGTCACCAAGTGGCTGCTTTTCTCGGTTCTGCTCGGCCCTGGTTCGCGTCCAGGAGGGGGAGCGCAGACAGCCAGACCGGGGTAGTGGGTGCAGGCCTGATGGGAACATAAGGGTCAGGTCATTCCTGCAGCTACTGGGCTGGGCCCCCATGTGCCTCTCACACGGGGGTCTGGCTGCACACTGGGGTCCCCCGGGTGTTTAGAAAACACAGATGCCAGGCCACCAGCACTGCGGACATGGGGGTCTGGAGGCGGCATGGGCAAGGGCGTTTGTGATGCCCACAAAAAAGAGGGTCTCTGTGCAGCTGAGATCCCACCCTGGCTGTGAACCTGGCCCACAGCGTCTGAGCAGTCCGTCACCCTCCCAGGGTGCATCCTGTACGGTACAGAGCTGGAGCCTGAGCCCCCCATTCCACCCCCTGCCTGCACGAGGTGCGATCAGGGAGAGAAAACGGTCCCTGGGTCCCCATACCCCCACTGGCTGCGTGGCTGTCTCTGGAGCCCTATAGGTCTTGGGTCAAGGGCAACGCTTCCCCAGCAACTGAAGGGGAAACAAAAGGCTGAACTGTGGTGCCAGGGTCGATGAAGGCCACCCTACGTGGCTTAGCCTAACTTGTGAATGATTACATTCACATTTAGTAAATTTCACTTTTTGGTGGGACTATGGCTTTGGCCTTCTGTTGGCGTTTGGAAAGGAGAATTGAGGAAAACAGGAGGGAAATTCCTTAAAGTTGGGCAAATACacatgtaaaatgcaaaaatattgggatgcttggctggctcagttggaggagcatgcgattcttgaccttggggttgtgagttcgagccctatgctggggatagagattactagaaagaataaaatgccaaaatattGAACGAAATGGTACAGTGACAAACAGTGATTTTGACACACATGCGAGCAACAGTTATTTTCTGAAACAGGGGTTTGAGGAGAGCTGTGTTTGGTTGGCTTGGGCCCCAGGACCGCCCCACGCTGCTCACTGCGCCCCAACGCCAGCCCACCTGCTGGCGACTCGCTGGCCAGGCTCTCGTCGTCCGAGTCAGCAAAGACCTCAGCCAGCTCCTGGTCGGACATGTCTGTCAGCTCAGTGAGATCCAGGAGGTCAAAGTGCACCTCCAGGGAGGAGACGCTGCTCAGGGGCTCTGCGGGGCCGGGCAGGGGGATGGCTCGTCATGGGCGCAGTCCGTCCACCCAAGGCCCCCCATGAGCCCCAGGGAAGAAGAGCTCCGGGTGAAGCCCTGTGTGGCCAGGATGAGACGGGGCAGACCCAGACACCCCCGTACTCCACACACTCAACCCGAAACATCTTCTGGGGtcccccactttgcagatggtACAGCCAAAGCCCACAGAACCACAGCTGTGAGAGCTcagcaccaccaccactgccaccctGGATACACCTGGGGTACTGTTTGGACAGGATGGGGACCCTGCCCTCCATTTCCCAGGGGTTCATGGGCCCCGTGGGACACACGCTGGGCAGGTCAGCTGCACTTACGCCGCCTCTCTGTGACCTGCAGGAGCCCCGGTGCTGGTATCGGGATGCCCACCTCCTCCTCGGCCGTGGGCGAGTGGCAGCTGTCTCCTGTCCCATGGGCCAGGGTGCCCAGGGCTGCCTGCGGCCCCTCAGCCTCCTTAACCATTTCTGCAACAAAGACGGTGTTACCTGGGAGGAGAGATGGGGGCGGGGAAGACCTGGGTGTTTGGTTCACTGAGCCCCCCTTTGAGGCCCCGGGCAGTGAGCAGGGTAGCCTCGGGTAGCCTTGGGCCCGGATGCCAGACGAGGGCCACTGGGCAGTGGCCTCCTGTGGATGGGGAAGGGGGTGTCCAACAGCGTCCTCTGTCTCTACTCTTAAGTCCAACCAAGGGTGCAGTGGTCTCTCTagcatttccttgccttttgggTCCCTTTGATCCAGAATGGCCCCTGCTGGCCTGCCTGCCCTCTGTGGATTGACTTTTAAAGTCAATGCTGTTGTGTTTGAATGCTGAATAACGCATTTTCATAGTAAGAGACTGAGGAGTGTTCCTCCAggtttgcagggtttttttgttttttgttttttttttttttgaaagatgtaATTACTCGTGTTTTGCATTTGATGATTTTCTCAGATGCGAGCAGGAGGCCCTGTGGGCAGTCTGCTTGGTAGAGGCTGAGCCGCTCAGAGATGGGGTCCCTGCCCCCAAGGAAGCACCAACTGCACCCTTCCGTTCCTCGGCCCAACACCTTGTCTTCTCAGCTCACGTCCCTCCATGCGTACCTCCTACCAGCCTCTCCAAAATGTTCCAGAACCCGCCCATCTCCCCCTCCTGCTGCCTGACCTTGTCACTCCCTGAACTCAGCCAGAGGACCTGTGAGGCACGTTCCTTGAGGCAGCTGGACCCCTTGGTTCCTCCGTGTCCCTACTGTGGCCCCCAAAAGAGTGAACAAATGCCTCCTGACTCCCCTCAGCAGTGCTCTGCAATGCCCCAGCGTCCATGCCTGTCCCACGGGGTCAACATTGAGAGCTGGGTGTGCGCGAAGCTACAGGAGCATCTGCCTTGAGTGTTGCATCTAGGAGGGTCCAGTCGGGCCCCTACTGCCAACAGCTGCCTGTTAGGGGTGGGCCTGTCCCCCCCCCAACAGGGTGGTCAGCAGCCTGGATGCCGCCCAGCAGGGCCTGTGGGTCTAAAGGGTTTCCAGCTGAGTGGGAAGATAATGCCATCCATTCACAGCTGTAGGGCTCTCTGGGTAACACCGTGGCGTCCTCTTGGAGGGTACCACTGTTCCTGGGAAGTATAGCTGAGGGGAGATGGGACTGGGCCCTGCCCATGCTGTGTCATCACATGGGGCTTGGAGCTAGGTAGGGGCTCAGGGGATCTGGCTTCCAGCTCTCTGACACATTTGGATTGTGGCTTTGGAATATCCTTGGAGGATACAGTTACACCCACCAGTGTCCTGGCCCTCCCAGCCCAGCAAGGACACCTTCCCAGCAAGATGGCACAAGAGAGGTGATTCAGACCCTGCTCTGAGCTGGGGTCAGCAGGGACGCCTGTCTTGAACCTCCGACCAGCCATCTGAGAATCCCTGTCGAGAATCCTCAAGGAGCCTTTACTCCATGGGACACTGCTTTGTTTCCTTGAGGTGGGGACTACAGAACCCCAGTCCCTCTCTCTGAGGGTGTGAGTATCCATGGGTTCACATCACGCTGGTGTGTGTTGTCGTAATTCTGAGACACTTCTATACCCATGGCCCATGGTGACGGGTGAGGCAGGGGGACACAGCAGAGGATGCACATCACACAGATGTCATCAGGACCTTGGCTGCTACTCTGAGTGAGCTGGGAGAAGCCGCTGAAGGGTTTTGAGCTGAGTAGGATGACCTCTACCTCCATTTATGTGAGATGCAGGCCAGGTGGGAAGGATGAAGTCCATAGGTGCTGAGATAGTATGAGGTGGGGGATGAGCATCATTACAGATGCTGGGGTCCAGGGGTCTCGGACAGCCTAGCCTGTTGTGCTGACTGTAAGAGGCACATTTTGACAAATTTCAACATCTCTGAAATAACAAAGCATCTGCGGTCGATGGTATCATGGAGCCAACAGAAAATGGCAGCCCTGAGTGTTTCAAAGTCATCAGGTGTCtagttttttattcctttccatgTCTCTTGGCAGTTGGGGTGGTCTGTACTCTGTAAACCCTGGTCCTTGGCCTGTGTCAAAGCTGTGGGGGGATGAAAATGCAGAAGATGCAACTTTTGCCATAAAGGACACTCACGGATCTTTTGTCGGGAAGAATGTAATGGAGATTAAAAGTCAAAATGCCAGGGCAGAAGAGGCCAGGGACAGAGAAGGTTCTGAGCCCCTCAGAAGGAGCAGGATTGACCTTGGCATGTAGAGTGgtatagccattgtggaaaaccaTCTAGTGGTTCCTCAAACGATTATATATGGAGTCACCACATGACCCCGAAGTCCCCTTCCTATGCTTATAACCACGATCACTGAAAGCACACATCCACACAAACACTTGCACACGAATGTTCGCTGAAGTATGACAGTAGTCAAAAGTGGAGTcaaacccagatgtccatcaacggatgatgTGTGTCCATCCACACCATGggatgttactcagccataagaaccGGAAGAAGCCATAAGAAGGGAAGCACCGACATAGGCTACAACATGCATGAACCTCAGAAACATGGTAAGTGCGAGAAGCCGGTCACAAAAGGCCATGCGCTGTGGTAACGTTTATATgtaatgtccagaacaggcaaatccataaagGGTAGAAAAGTGCATTAGTCAGTCGGTgtagcgtctgattcttgattttggcactggtcatggtctcacagttcttgagttcaagctcctgactgggctctgcactgacagtgtgcagcctgcttggaattctttctcctctctctctgcctctcaaaataaataaacattaaaaacaaaaagtgtgtgtttttttaaacgtttatttatttttgagacagagagagacagagcatgaatgggggagggtcagagagagggagacacagaatctgaaacaggctccaggctctgagctgtcagcacaaagcccgatgcggggctcgaactcacggaccgcgagatcatgacctgagccgaagtcggccgctcaaccgactgagccacccaggcgccccaaaaacaaaaagttttaaaaataagaagagtaGATGAGAAAAGACATAGAAAGTAGgtggtggtttccaggagctggggtgtgtgtggaaTGGGGAAAGaactaatgggtatggggttgcTTTTCGAATtgatgaaaaaatttacacacacacacacacacacacacacacatatgtgtgtatgtatattttagcttatttattttgagagaagaagcacaagcaggggaggggcagagagagaggagagagcgagaatcctaactggctctgcactgccagggcagagtttgatgcggggctcaaactcatgaaccgtgatatcatgacacGATCATGActgaagctgaagttggacacttaagccactgagccacctaggccccacccccaccccaccgagttgatgaaaatattctaaaattagatgatggtggtggttgcacaacgttgtgaatatgctaaaagcACAGAACTGTATGCTTTAAGAGCacgaattttatgatatgtgaattatacctcaaaagaAAGCCTCAGGGGTGTCTGGCTGACTCAGTAAgtagagcataggactcttggtctcggggttgtgagttcgagccccgctttgggtgtagagattacttaaaatcttaaaaaaaaaaaaaatcctcagtggAAACAGCTTGATTTTGGCTGGAATCGAAGGGCAAATCCAGGAGGACTCAAGACATCCACTAACAATTGCTGTGCACCTACTACGCACCAggcatcaggctcagagcctgggagtgGGTAAGAGAAGTGTGACCTCTAGCACCTACGTTTGGtcccggcacacagtaggtccaccataaatgtttgttgaatgcacGAGCCAGCCCAACACCCAACCGCATAGTTACTAGGCGGCTGTGCTAGGAATCACCTCTCCATGGACGAGACCCACGGCTCTTCCAGGGTATGAGACAGGAGTGAAAAGCAGGCACGGGGCAGGTGTGCTTGACAGCCAGGCTCAGCAGCCCCTGGGTCACCTGGGGCCCGGGGGTGGGGTAGCAACACTGATTCTCAGCTCAGCACAGCCCCCATTAAGCCCCTGCAGGGCCACTGCCGCGCCGCCCTGCCCTGTGCAGACAGCGAACCAGTGCCCCATGGGGACCGCAGTTGGGTTACCACAGTCCTGCCCCCCGGCACTGGTGGCTGATGTGAGTGGATGGCTGTGATAGGGTTACCTTGTGCCATGCGGCTGACCTACTTTCCGGCACGTTTGTGCGAGCACTTGGCCCAAATTGCAAGTTCCCTGCTGCGTGCCCTGGGCCTTGCCCTAAGCACTGAGGGGGTGCACTGCACGAACAGGTGGACAAATTAACGAagcgaatgaatgaatatatatgacACAAttgcaggggggagggagagagggtcaCAGAGGTGGGGGGCACTCACACCCCAtctccccagccccccgccctTGGACTTTGAGGGTGCTGGGTGGGCCTCGCCAAGGCTCAGCCTCTTCGGTACAGGGCCACGGCCTCTCCCTGTGGCTGTTCAGACGGACTTGGAGTCCGGTGGGCCACAACCCTGGTTTTCCCCAGCTGGGGCCCTTCAAGAAGTGCACCGCCTCCCTTCTCATTTCCATGTCTGCGCACGTGGGTATGAAGACattattgttggggtgcctgggaggtttAGTTGGTTCGGCGTCCGagctggtttctgctcaggtggtgatctcacggcttgtgagtctgagccccacgtcgggctctgtgctgacagcgtggagcctgcttgggattctcccccccacccccatccccgccgcttctccctctctctctgcttctcccccactcacgctctctctcagacattcaaaaaagaaatcattgttaaTTTGTTGAGATGCAAAAGTGGGCTTTTCCTCATGCTCTGTGAAGACCTGATCTTTTAGAGATCCTTTCAGATGAAATAGTGTGTCTAGATTGGCTACGAGTTACTACCGAAGGGAGGAGGCTGGTGGTCTGGTGGAGCAGGCTGGGGAGTGGCACACAGAGCTCTACTGCACCGTCTACTTCTTTGTGTGTCCCACACGCTccaaaataaagttttcaaaagtCAGTGAGCTGAGAGAATGACAGAGCCACCCATATGTGACCTCACGAGATCCCACAGAATGGAGGTCACCAGGCCACTGTGTAGGCAGGAAATGGCTACCAGGTAACAAGAGTTATGAGCCCCGTCAGTGTGGCCCCATCTGCCCCTGCCGTGTTCCCACCGCTGCTCCTGCACAGGGTGGGCACCTGATAAATACATGTTTGTGCACTCAGTAAGTGAGAGTCGGAAACTGAAATCATAAAGCCCCTCTCCCGACCAAACGCCTTCCCTCCTTACCTCACTCAGGGCTCCCGCAGCCCTGCAGGGAAGTGAATCTGTCCCCACCGACAGAAGTGGGCATGAAAACTGAAGGCCAGGCTGCTTTCCCCCCATCTCCCAGTTCTGTGCTCCCCAGCCCTCACCTTTCCCTTCACATCCCCTCAAAGCTGCCACGGGGCAGTCCTGGGGTTCTGGGACTGTCAATAGCAAGAAAAAGGTGGATCCCTTCCACAAAtgacaagacaaagaaaaccCACACGCACCAGCTCTGGGTGTGTCTGGTGGGGCTTGCAGGGAGGGTGACAAGGTCCTCCAGACAGTTGTCTGGGACGCACCTGCCCAACTCAGACTGCAGACACAGCAGTGGGTGGGCCCATTGCTTCAGGACACCCCTCGGGGCCATCCCTTTGGGCTCCAGATGAGGTCGCTGATGTGGCTGGTGTCCCTCCACAGGTCCCTGTGCGGTCAAGAGTGGCTCCCTGGGATGGGACCTCCAGGAAACCCATGATGCATCTGGGGCCTGGCCAGGCCGGTGGAGGCGCTGATGGCGCCCAAACACTCTTCCTGAAAGGACTCTGAAATGGGGTTCCTAGAGTTTTCCTCTCATCACCAGCTGCCACCCTGCCTGGGCCAGACTCCAAGAGGGGAGACCTTGGTAGGATCTCAAACGCCAGAGTCACCGGGAGCTGACAGAGGCTTCCAGGAGGTCTCCGTGCACACCTGCCCTCCCAGATGTGAGCCCCTGTGCCTCACCCAGGCCGACAACCCCGGCTAGCCTGGAGGCAGGCGCCCCGAAGGCCCTGCCGGGTgcgctgccccccccctcccccccattcaccCGGGGCCTGTCCAAGC
The sequence above is a segment of the Leopardus geoffroyi isolate Oge1 chromosome E2, O.geoffroyi_Oge1_pat1.0, whole genome shotgun sequence genome. Coding sequences within it:
- the DBNDD1 gene encoding dysbindin domain-containing protein 1 isoform X2, whose amino-acid sequence is MVKEAEGPQAALGTLAHGTGDSCHSPTAEEEVGIPIPAPGLLQVTERRQPLSSVSSLEVHFDLLDLTELTDMSDQELAEVFADSDDESLASESPAGLHPLPRSGCLRSPSWTRTRAEQNREKQPLGDQERQPAIVDTFLTVERPKED
- the DBNDD1 gene encoding dysbindin domain-containing protein 1 isoform X1, with product MLGGTRAPEQLRAPPRGLLPAAAAPRLLPRCAAPGAGAASPPQLQGRPGRVTPTPPAPLPDPAGRMEPPEGAGPGGNTVFVAEMVKEAEGPQAALGTLAHGTGDSCHSPTAEEEVGIPIPAPGLLQVTERRQPLSSVSSLEVHFDLLDLTELTDMSDQELAEVFADSDDESLASESPAGLHPLPRSGCLRSPSWTRTRAEQNREKQPLGDQERQPAIVDTFLTVERPKED